DNA sequence from the Candidatus Bathyarchaeota archaeon genome:
ACAGTGGAAGGCATAGTTTCAGAACTATCCATAAACTACACAAAAATCCTAACAATAAACAACAACACAGTTTCAATAAGCAACCTGCAGATTTTGGACCGAGAAATAACCAACTACCTCTACGAATGCACCAACCACACGAAACTGTACTGCTACACCTTCGAAGCAGGCTTTGATCACACTGTTCCAAGCAAAAAAATAACAGAAATATTCAACCAAGTCTTCGAAAAATACACCAAACAACTCCCCAGAAAACCAAGCTTCACACTAACACGCTCAACCGCTACCGAGAGAGTCTACACAATTTACCTCTACGTCACTGATCCAAAAGAAGTTTTTGACCTTCGACCAAAGATGGCTCAAGAAATATTCGAACACTGGGACGCTGAGAGAACACTTATACTAAAAGATAATTAGCGGCACCGCCCAAGTTACGGTGTGATTGCTTATGATTAACAATAGCGAAAATAAGTCCACTCAGCTTAAAGCCAAAGCCTCAAAACTCTCAGACTTAATCGAATACCAAGAAGGTGCAGTGGTAAGCCGAACAATCATAGACAAACCCGCTGGAACCGTAACCGTTTTTGCGTTTGACCAAAACGAAGGCTTAAGCGAACACACCGCACCCTATGACGCCATGGTCTACAACATCGAAGGCGAGGTCCAAGTAACCATAGCAGGCAAACCTGTCCAACTAAAGGAGGGCGAAATGACCATCATGCCAGCCAACAAACCCCATGCCTTAACAGCAAAAACAAAATTCAAAATGTTGCTCGTTATGATAAAATCCTAAAACTCCTTTTCCCACTCATCCACAAAACAATATTCACTAATCGCCTTTCTTGTTGGAACAGGCGGTGCCTCTGCAGGATAACCCATCACGACCAACGATTGGGGCTCCACCGCCTCAGGAATTTTCAAAACTTCCCTAACGATTTCTTTGCAAAAACTCGGGGCACAGAACCAGCAAGCACCCAGTCCTTTAGCATGCGCCGCCAAAAGCAAGTTCTGCATAGCTGCAGCCAAACTTTCAACAGCCAAATCATGTTCGCAGTTTTGCCGTTTTTCATCAGGAAAATTGTGCATGCCCTCCATGGTAACGCAGGCAAGAATGAGCGCAGGAGCGTTTGCGAACCGTTCTCTCCGCTCAACACGTTTGGTTTCTTCGGTTGTTATGCCATCCCGTGCCAAGTCATCTGCCCACGCTTGAGCCATCTTCTCGGCTAACTCACGCTTAACTGCGGCATTTTCTATGATGATGAACCGCCATGGTTGAGAGTTATGCGCCGACGGCGCCCAGCCAGCCGCTTCTAAAACCTCCAAAACCACTTCGCGTGGAACCGCGCGTGTCAGGTATTTTCTGATGCTTCGCCGCTGTTTTAGGGCATCAAACAAGTCTGGCATATTAGTGATTATGTTTGGGTTTCTTTTTATTTCTTATTCGCGATTTGGCTCCAAAATAACTTTGAGCGATTGCCCAGCTTCAGCCATCAACCTAAAACCCTCTTGCGCCTCCCGCAAATCGAGCCTGTGCGTAATCATGTCTTTAATGTTCAAGCAACCAGTAGCCAAAACCTTCAGCGAGTCTTCCAAATCAGCGGGCGCTGCACCATAGCTGGTTTTCATGGTTATTTCGTTTCGCCAAAAATCATTAATCGGCACAGGCAACTTCACAGACGGGCCAGGCACAGCAAAGAACAGAACTGTTCCACCGCTCTCCACGCAGTCCAAAGCCGTCAAGGCGGCTGAGGTTGCGCCCGTGCAGACGACAACTTGGTCAGCCAGTCGCCCATCATTTACTTCTTTGAGCGTCTCTGCCAGATTCGCTTTGGCGTCTAGT
Encoded proteins:
- a CDS encoding cupin domain-containing protein codes for the protein MINNSENKSTQLKAKASKLSDLIEYQEGAVVSRTIIDKPAGTVTVFAFDQNEGLSEHTAPYDAMVYNIEGEVQVTIAGKPVQLKEGEMTIMPANKPHALTAKTKFKMLLVMIKS
- a CDS encoding mechanosensitive ion channel family protein, with amino-acid sequence MSTPEPTATPQPPASFFGVPFEILFNIIIIAVIAITLERLVTRYLSRFAKRTKLEPNVANNLALTFRILVLIVAVGLISSISGVNSTWIVSISAIGAAAVGFASQKTIGNIIAGIFLIAAKPFKVGDYVRIGTVEGIVSELSINYTKILTINNNTVSISNLQILDREITNYLYECTNHTKLYCYTFEAGFDHTVPSKKITEIFNQVFEKYTKQLPRKPSFTLTRSTATERVYTIYLYVTDPKEVFDLRPKMAQEIFEHWDAERTLILKDN
- a CDS encoding nitroreductase family protein, which translates into the protein MPDLFDALKQRRSIRKYLTRAVPREVVLEVLEAAGWAPSAHNSQPWRFIIIENAAVKRELAEKMAQAWADDLARDGITTEETKRVERRERFANAPALILACVTMEGMHNFPDEKRQNCEHDLAVESLAAAMQNLLLAAHAKGLGACWFCAPSFCKEIVREVLKIPEAVEPQSLVVMGYPAEAPPVPTRKAISEYCFVDEWEKEF